One Megasphaera vaginalis (ex Bordigoni et al. 2020) genomic region harbors:
- a CDS encoding acetolactate synthase large subunit: MTTTKKQKNTADLLVECLEEEGVHYIFGIPGEENLAIMNALENSKIEFITVRHEQGAAFMADIYGRLTGKAGVCMATLGPGATNLITGVADADSDGAPLVAITGQVSTDKMHITAHQYLDLRSMFEPITRRSYNVVRPDTIPEITRLAFKYAEREKPGATFIDIPVNISKMPVDEDAKPLAHRSINIETALEKEIEEAAKMISYAKNPVILAGSGVIRSHAAKALTVFAEKLKLPVINTMMAKGAIPFDNPYSLWTVGIPMADYQTKVLEKASLVICVGYDIIEYAPSNWHQANTDVIHIDTMPADINKRYQPQVEVIGDIPDSLCRIMKKAARLAEPTFAMEIRRRMVAEHESYANDMSFPVKPQKALIDARSVLGKDDIVISDVGANKVWIARHYNCYEPNTCLISNGFATMGIAVPGAVAANIIHPERRILAITGDAGFMMNCQEFETAHRLGCHFVTLIFNDSSYGLIKWKEQMQYKHSMYVDFTNPDFVKFAESVGAIGYRITKTEDLLPTLKKAFAQTKPVIIDCPVDYGENMKLTAHLQQLMDTL; encoded by the coding sequence ATGACGACAACAAAAAAACAGAAAAACACGGCAGACTTATTGGTTGAATGTTTGGAAGAAGAAGGCGTTCATTACATTTTCGGCATACCCGGTGAAGAGAACCTGGCCATCATGAACGCTCTGGAAAATTCCAAAATTGAATTTATCACCGTACGTCATGAACAAGGCGCCGCGTTCATGGCCGACATTTACGGCCGCCTGACCGGAAAAGCCGGCGTCTGCATGGCGACGTTGGGGCCAGGCGCCACCAACTTGATCACAGGCGTTGCCGACGCCGATTCCGACGGCGCTCCGCTGGTCGCCATTACGGGACAGGTCAGTACCGATAAGATGCACATTACGGCGCACCAATACCTCGATTTGCGTTCCATGTTCGAACCGATTACACGCCGTTCGTATAATGTAGTCCGTCCTGATACGATCCCGGAAATCACGCGGCTCGCCTTCAAATATGCAGAACGGGAAAAACCGGGCGCAACGTTCATCGATATTCCCGTCAACATCAGCAAAATGCCTGTTGACGAAGATGCCAAGCCGCTTGCGCACCGTTCCATCAATATCGAGACGGCGCTGGAAAAGGAAATCGAGGAAGCTGCAAAGATGATTTCTTACGCCAAAAATCCCGTCATTCTTGCCGGCAGCGGCGTCATCCGCAGTCATGCCGCCAAAGCGCTGACCGTATTCGCAGAAAAACTGAAGCTGCCCGTAATCAATACGATGATGGCCAAAGGCGCCATCCCCTTTGACAATCCCTATTCACTTTGGACCGTCGGCATTCCCATGGCCGATTACCAGACGAAGGTATTAGAAAAGGCCAGTCTCGTTATCTGCGTCGGCTACGACATCATTGAATACGCCCCGTCCAACTGGCACCAGGCTAATACGGACGTCATCCATATCGATACCATGCCCGCCGATATCAACAAGCGTTACCAGCCGCAAGTGGAAGTAATCGGCGACATCCCCGATTCACTTTGCCGCATTATGAAAAAAGCAGCTCGTCTTGCAGAACCTACCTTTGCCATGGAGATCCGCCGCCGCATGGTTGCGGAGCACGAAAGCTATGCCAACGATATGTCTTTCCCGGTGAAGCCGCAAAAAGCGCTGATCGACGCCCGCAGCGTACTCGGCAAAGATGACATCGTCATCTCCGACGTAGGCGCCAACAAGGTCTGGATCGCCAGACATTACAATTGCTATGAGCCGAATACCTGCCTCATTTCCAACGGATTCGCCACCATGGGCATCGCCGTCCCCGGCGCCGTCGCCGCCAACATCATCCATCCCGAGCGCCGCATCCTCGCCATCACAGGCGACGCCGGCTTTATGATGAACTGCCAGGAATTTGAAACCGCGCACCGTCTCGGTTGCCATTTTGTTACTTTGATCTTCAATGACAGCAGCTACGGACTGATCAAGTGGAAGGAGCAAATGCAATACAAACACAGCATGTACGTCGATTTCACCAATCCTGACTTTGTCAAATTCGCAGAAAGCGTCGGCGCCATCGGATACCGTATTACGAAAACAGAGGATCTTTTACCGACGCTGAAAAAGGCCTTCGCCCAAACGAAGCCCGTTATCATCGACTGCCCCGTCGATTACGGCGAAAACATGAAACTGACGGCTCACTTACAACAGCTTATGGATACACTATAA